A part of Cryptosporangium minutisporangium genomic DNA contains:
- a CDS encoding flotillin family protein, which translates to MDAVALGVGVLIAVALIVVLGLTMMVSRLFKKVEQGKALIVSKVRKVDVTFTGATVVPVLHRAEIMDISVKTIEIARTGREGLICRDNIRADIRITFFVRVNKTVEDVIKVAQAIGTARASNQETLQELFNAKFSEALKTVGKQLDFVDLYTHRNQFRDQIIAIIGTDLNGYSLEDAAIDYLEQTPLNQLDPANILDAQGIRKITELTAIEHVRTNEFQRTEEKEITRQNVDAREAILELERRQADAEIKQRRDVETNRAREEAEIAKVQAEERLKAQKAHLTTDEALGIQNENKAREIAVAEKNRERVLAIETERIEKDRLLEVIARERETQLTTISKDKEVEAEKRAIADIIRERIAVEKTVAQQEEDIKKLRAIEEAERLRQTLIIQAEAEAQEKLVKDIKAAEAAEQAAAHIAREQLVLAESRQQAAELDANAKIRLAEATKAEAAAAGLAAVQVREAEADAIEKGGLAEAVAEREKGLAAALVAKERGLAEAVIAKEKGLAEASAAKEKGLAEAESMREKLKGEAEGLTEKAAAMAALDDATRQHEEYRLRLEAQKEVQLANIDVQRQIAEAQATVLATGLEQANIDIVGGDTVFFDRLMGSIALGKGVDGFVQHSDVASKLTQPWLDGSASFTDDLSRVLGSVDSADIRNLTLSALLMKLIKSNGPDSAKLGELLGSARQLGIADTPLSQLTALNGVKTA; encoded by the coding sequence ATGGATGCTGTCGCCCTCGGGGTCGGCGTACTCATCGCCGTCGCCTTAATCGTCGTGCTCGGTCTCACCATGATGGTGAGTCGGCTGTTCAAGAAGGTCGAGCAGGGTAAAGCCCTGATCGTCTCGAAGGTCCGGAAAGTAGACGTGACCTTCACCGGCGCCACCGTCGTACCGGTATTGCACCGGGCCGAGATCATGGATATCTCGGTGAAGACGATCGAGATCGCACGGACCGGCCGGGAAGGCCTGATCTGTCGCGACAACATTCGCGCCGACATCCGGATCACGTTCTTCGTCCGCGTGAACAAGACCGTGGAAGACGTGATCAAGGTCGCGCAGGCTATCGGTACCGCGCGGGCCAGTAACCAGGAAACGCTTCAGGAACTGTTCAACGCGAAGTTCTCCGAAGCGTTGAAGACCGTGGGTAAGCAGCTCGACTTCGTCGACCTGTACACGCACCGCAACCAGTTCCGCGACCAGATCATCGCGATCATCGGCACCGACCTGAACGGGTACAGCCTCGAAGACGCCGCGATCGACTACCTCGAGCAGACCCCGCTGAACCAGCTCGATCCGGCCAACATCCTGGACGCCCAGGGCATCCGGAAGATCACCGAGCTGACCGCGATCGAGCACGTGCGCACGAACGAGTTCCAGCGCACGGAGGAGAAGGAGATCACCCGCCAGAACGTCGACGCGCGGGAGGCCATCCTCGAGCTCGAGCGCCGGCAGGCCGACGCGGAGATCAAGCAGCGGCGCGACGTCGAGACCAACCGCGCCCGCGAAGAGGCCGAGATCGCCAAGGTGCAGGCCGAAGAGCGGCTGAAGGCGCAGAAGGCGCACCTGACCACCGACGAGGCGCTCGGCATTCAGAACGAGAACAAGGCGCGGGAGATCGCGGTCGCGGAGAAGAACCGCGAACGGGTCCTGGCGATCGAGACCGAGCGGATCGAGAAGGACCGCCTGCTGGAGGTCATCGCCCGCGAGCGCGAGACGCAGCTGACGACGATCTCCAAGGACAAAGAGGTCGAGGCGGAGAAGCGCGCGATCGCGGACATCATCCGGGAGCGCATCGCGGTCGAGAAGACCGTCGCCCAGCAGGAAGAGGACATCAAGAAGCTGCGCGCGATCGAGGAGGCCGAGCGGCTCCGGCAGACGCTGATCATCCAGGCCGAGGCCGAGGCGCAGGAGAAGCTGGTCAAGGACATCAAGGCCGCGGAGGCTGCCGAGCAGGCCGCGGCGCACATCGCCCGCGAGCAGCTGGTGCTGGCCGAGTCCCGGCAGCAGGCCGCCGAGCTCGACGCGAACGCGAAGATCCGCCTGGCCGAGGCCACCAAGGCCGAGGCCGCGGCGGCCGGGCTGGCCGCTGTCCAGGTGCGCGAAGCCGAGGCGGACGCGATCGAGAAGGGCGGTCTCGCCGAGGCCGTCGCCGAGCGGGAGAAGGGCCTCGCCGCCGCGCTCGTCGCCAAGGAGCGGGGCCTCGCCGAGGCCGTCATCGCCAAGGAGAAGGGCCTGGCCGAGGCGAGCGCCGCCAAGGAGAAGGGCCTCGCCGAGGCGGAGAGCATGCGCGAGAAGCTGAAGGGCGAGGCCGAGGGTCTCACCGAGAAGGCCGCCGCGATGGCCGCGCTGGACGACGCCACCCGTCAGCACGAGGAGTACCGTCTGCGGCTGGAGGCCCAGAAGGAGGTCCAGCTGGCGAACATCGACGTCCAGCGGCAGATCGCCGAGGCGCAGGCCACTGTGCTCGCCACCGGCCTGGAGCAGGCCAACATCGACATCGTCGGTGGTGACACTGTCTTCTTCGACCGGTTGATGGGCTCGATCGCGCTCGGCAAGGGCGTCGACGGCTTCGTCCAGCACTCCGACGTCGCGAGCAAGCTGACCCAGCCCTGGCTGGACGGGTCGGCGAGCTTCACCGACGACCTGAGCCGGGTTCTCGGGTCGGTCGACAGCGCCGACATCCGGAACCTGACGCTCTCGGCGCTGCTGATGAAGCTGATCAAGTCCAACGGCCCGGACAGCGCGAAGCTCGGTGAGCTGCTGGGCTCCGCCCGCCAGCTCGGCATCGCCGACACCCCGCTGTCGCAGCTGACCGCACTGAACGGCGTCAAGACGGCGTGA
- a CDS encoding DNA repair ATPase yields MTDVLTEPAGGATAGGPGPEAATPEPSAPGLDVGTYEVLRNRLRAQATDLAGQVEALNARRLEVFGGTELRLAGTAQIRTTHNCVPRDIAAVGDRLLFGYNAYLGMKPETTVEDVFAVHRLVRDGDRLEFEQLENDDLLTQDQFVRDLAEQYRYYRESSLLQLRRLDPLLLAVFRTSPRADDNRVLRWRLELDGSADYVDNKGERDHVFPAPHDFTWVETTRNDHVLGRHPHISIAGEVFVETIGGDLTIKVENNTESGEGIYTEPVDEPLQSLADADVGYARVGPLILLRIRPYKEDAWRYLIFNTLTRDVLRLDGIGQACQRLPEDQGIIVPGGYYLATGVHRVFDQDTTGLEFERVVRSTNGEDVLYVFHSRVDGRYLLLPYNVIRKEIANPIVSHGFAFYDDGTLVVLRATASEPTRIHHLQVWQTPFLSDAYAAAQPVGTGPLERIGNADLVRGISDLLSVARMAADTTPTAAAFDALIAACRRVIDRYHWLAENDAGDLAAPLLQVRRTAEQVRDEFEKVQSLTKQAEESLAEASGAIGTLIRGVRTESPTTAEDWAAQLASLRRAQGRLVGLREVRYVDQAAVDALATELTDELATAGRRAVEFLRGDGAFDSYEQQAQQLTADAEAIASVAEATPLSERLDQQSDGLAVVTEVLTSLEIDDANVRTELLARISTVLGSINRARATLDARRRELLATEGRAQFAAEFALLGQAVTGALAVADTPDACDEQLAKLMAQVEGLESRFGQFDEFLGSLAEKREDVYEAFSARKQALLDDQQRRANRLAQSADRILGSVQRRATTLASLEDVNTYFATDPMVGTLRGLIGELRTLGDPIRAEEFERRLSTARQEAGRSLRDRTDLYDGDTIRLGRHRFAVNTQPAELTLVPHEGRPMFAITGTDYRAPVTDPTFAATAEFWDQPLVSEDATLSRVEYLAGSLLLAAERDGTLEALRTAPDLTEVVRTAAAERYEEGYERGVHDQDAAAVLGVLLELHTTAGLLRYPPSARAAAQLFWAHGVQEAARTRWATRARSLTRARQLFGTAAGLTALTAELATAITVALTEHDLPDVEQPALAAEYLIAELATEALGFVTGPSAAALVAGFERTLGPDLSVLDADLKALGDDLAGRYQLVSAWLSAYAAGGTASAEPYGEDLDEAVAFQLVGDAVPRRASTATLEARVDGLLSDHTRISGRALNVRLDDLLARVRRFADVRVPAFRAYHQQRNAVVAAERERLRLDELKAGVLSSFVRNRLVDEVYLPLIGDNLAKQLGTVGPDSRTDQMGLLLLLSPPGYGKTTLMEYVASRLGLVFVKVNGPALGHEVTSLDPADAPNAAARREVEKISFALELANNTLLYLDDIQHTSPELLQKFISLCDATRRMEGVWNGETRRYDLRGKRFAVCMAGNPYTESGQRFQVPDMLANRADVWNLGDVLSGREELFGLSFLENSLTSNPVLAPLSTGAPADVELLVRLARGDATVRPDQLSKAYSSVELDQILSVLRHLLRIQRVVLANNEAYIASAAQADASRTEPPFRLQGSYRNMNKMAQRVLPVMNETELEALIDDHYVGEAQTLAADAEANLLKLAELRGSLTPEQAERWVAVKEGYLRERALGGSDDPLGRAVGAVGLLADRVRDVEQAITRLHGGPRSM; encoded by the coding sequence GTGACCGACGTTCTGACCGAGCCCGCCGGCGGTGCCACCGCCGGCGGGCCGGGCCCCGAAGCAGCGACCCCCGAACCGTCCGCGCCCGGCCTGGACGTCGGCACGTACGAGGTCCTCCGCAACCGGCTGAGGGCTCAGGCGACCGATCTGGCCGGCCAGGTCGAGGCGCTCAACGCCCGTCGGCTGGAGGTCTTCGGCGGCACCGAGCTCCGGCTCGCCGGCACCGCACAGATCCGCACCACGCACAACTGCGTGCCGCGGGACATCGCGGCGGTCGGCGACCGGCTGCTCTTCGGTTACAACGCCTACCTGGGCATGAAGCCGGAGACCACGGTCGAGGACGTCTTCGCCGTGCACCGCTTGGTCCGCGACGGCGACCGCCTGGAGTTCGAGCAGCTCGAGAACGACGATCTGCTCACCCAGGACCAGTTCGTCCGCGACCTCGCCGAGCAGTACCGGTACTACCGGGAGAGCTCGCTGCTGCAGCTGCGCCGGCTCGACCCGCTGCTGCTCGCGGTGTTCCGTACCAGTCCGCGTGCCGACGACAACCGCGTGCTGCGCTGGCGCCTCGAGCTCGACGGTAGCGCCGACTACGTCGACAACAAGGGCGAGCGCGATCACGTCTTCCCCGCGCCGCACGACTTCACCTGGGTGGAGACCACCCGCAACGACCACGTGCTCGGCCGGCACCCGCACATCTCGATCGCCGGCGAGGTGTTCGTCGAGACGATCGGCGGCGACCTCACGATCAAGGTCGAGAACAACACCGAGTCCGGCGAGGGCATCTACACCGAGCCGGTCGACGAGCCGCTGCAGAGCCTCGCCGACGCCGACGTCGGGTACGCGCGGGTCGGTCCGCTGATCCTGCTGCGGATCCGTCCGTACAAAGAGGACGCCTGGCGGTACCTGATCTTCAACACGCTCACCCGGGACGTGTTGCGTCTGGACGGGATCGGTCAGGCGTGCCAGCGACTGCCCGAGGACCAGGGCATCATCGTCCCCGGTGGGTACTACCTCGCCACGGGCGTCCACCGCGTCTTCGACCAGGACACGACCGGCCTGGAGTTCGAGCGGGTCGTCCGCTCGACCAACGGCGAGGACGTGCTCTACGTCTTCCACAGCCGGGTCGACGGCCGGTACCTGCTGCTTCCGTACAACGTCATCCGCAAGGAGATCGCGAACCCGATCGTCAGCCACGGGTTCGCGTTCTATGACGACGGCACGCTGGTGGTGCTGCGGGCCACCGCGTCCGAGCCGACCCGCATCCACCACCTGCAGGTCTGGCAGACGCCGTTCCTGTCCGACGCCTACGCGGCCGCCCAGCCGGTGGGCACCGGGCCACTGGAGCGCATCGGCAACGCCGACCTGGTGCGCGGGATCTCCGACCTGCTCTCGGTCGCACGGATGGCCGCGGACACCACACCCACCGCAGCCGCCTTCGACGCGCTGATCGCCGCGTGCCGCCGAGTCATCGACCGCTACCACTGGCTGGCCGAGAACGACGCCGGCGACCTGGCCGCGCCGCTCCTGCAGGTCCGACGCACGGCCGAGCAGGTGCGGGACGAGTTCGAGAAGGTCCAGAGCCTCACCAAGCAGGCCGAGGAGTCGCTCGCCGAAGCCTCCGGCGCGATCGGCACGCTGATCCGCGGCGTCCGCACCGAGTCCCCGACCACGGCCGAGGACTGGGCAGCGCAGCTCGCGTCGCTGCGCCGGGCGCAGGGACGCCTGGTGGGGCTCCGCGAAGTCCGCTACGTCGACCAGGCAGCGGTCGACGCGCTCGCCACGGAACTGACCGACGAGTTGGCGACCGCCGGTCGCCGGGCGGTCGAGTTCCTGCGCGGCGACGGCGCGTTCGACAGCTACGAACAACAAGCTCAACAGCTCACGGCGGACGCGGAGGCGATCGCGTCCGTGGCCGAGGCGACGCCGCTCTCCGAACGGCTCGACCAGCAGTCCGACGGGCTGGCGGTCGTCACCGAGGTGCTCACCTCGCTGGAGATCGACGACGCGAACGTCCGCACCGAACTGCTGGCGCGGATCAGCACGGTGCTGGGCAGCATCAACCGCGCTCGCGCCACGTTGGACGCCCGGCGACGCGAGCTGCTGGCCACCGAGGGACGGGCCCAGTTCGCCGCGGAGTTCGCGCTGCTCGGGCAGGCGGTCACCGGCGCGCTGGCGGTCGCCGACACCCCCGACGCGTGCGACGAGCAGCTCGCGAAGTTGATGGCCCAGGTCGAAGGTCTGGAGTCCCGCTTCGGGCAGTTCGACGAGTTCCTCGGGTCGCTGGCCGAGAAGCGCGAGGACGTCTACGAGGCGTTCTCCGCCCGCAAGCAGGCGCTGCTCGACGACCAGCAGCGCCGGGCGAACCGGCTGGCCCAGTCGGCCGACCGCATCCTCGGCAGCGTGCAGCGCCGGGCCACGACGCTGGCGTCGCTGGAGGACGTCAACACCTACTTCGCGACCGACCCGATGGTCGGCACGCTCCGCGGCCTCATCGGTGAGCTGCGGACGCTCGGCGACCCCATCCGTGCCGAGGAGTTCGAGCGGCGGCTGTCCACTGCGCGCCAGGAGGCCGGCCGGTCGCTGCGGGACCGTACCGACCTCTACGACGGCGACACGATCCGGCTGGGCAGGCACCGGTTCGCGGTCAACACGCAACCGGCCGAGCTGACGCTGGTTCCGCACGAGGGCCGGCCGATGTTCGCGATCACGGGTACCGACTACCGAGCGCCGGTCACCGACCCGACGTTCGCGGCCACCGCCGAGTTCTGGGACCAGCCGCTGGTGTCCGAGGACGCGACGCTCAGCCGGGTCGAGTACCTCGCGGGTTCGCTGCTTCTCGCCGCGGAGCGCGACGGCACGCTGGAGGCGCTGCGCACCGCGCCGGACCTCACCGAGGTGGTTCGCACCGCCGCGGCCGAGCGGTACGAGGAGGGGTACGAGCGCGGCGTGCACGACCAGGACGCCGCGGCGGTGCTCGGCGTCCTGCTGGAACTGCACACCACCGCGGGGCTGCTGCGGTACCCGCCGAGCGCGCGGGCCGCGGCCCAGCTGTTCTGGGCTCACGGCGTACAGGAGGCGGCACGGACGCGATGGGCCACCCGGGCTCGGTCGCTCACCCGTGCACGGCAGCTCTTCGGTACCGCCGCGGGGCTCACCGCGCTCACGGCCGAGTTGGCCACCGCGATCACGGTCGCACTCACCGAGCACGACCTGCCCGACGTCGAGCAGCCCGCCCTCGCCGCCGAGTACCTGATCGCCGAGCTCGCGACCGAGGCGTTGGGGTTCGTCACCGGGCCGTCGGCGGCGGCGCTGGTGGCCGGTTTCGAGCGGACGCTCGGCCCCGACCTGTCCGTTCTCGACGCCGACCTCAAGGCACTCGGCGACGACCTGGCCGGCCGGTACCAGCTGGTCAGCGCGTGGCTCTCCGCGTACGCGGCCGGCGGGACGGCGTCCGCTGAACCGTACGGCGAGGACCTCGACGAGGCGGTCGCGTTCCAGCTCGTCGGCGACGCCGTCCCGCGGCGGGCCTCCACCGCGACGCTGGAGGCGCGCGTCGACGGCCTGCTCAGCGACCACACGCGTATCTCCGGGCGGGCACTGAACGTCCGGCTCGACGACCTGCTGGCGCGGGTGCGCCGCTTCGCCGACGTCCGGGTGCCGGCGTTCCGGGCCTACCACCAGCAGCGCAACGCGGTGGTCGCCGCGGAGCGCGAGCGGCTGCGGTTGGACGAGCTGAAAGCCGGGGTGCTCAGCTCGTTCGTCCGCAACCGGCTGGTCGACGAGGTCTACCTGCCGCTGATCGGCGACAACCTGGCGAAGCAGCTCGGCACCGTGGGTCCGGACTCGCGGACCGACCAGATGGGTCTGCTGCTGCTGCTCTCCCCGCCCGGGTACGGCAAGACGACGCTGATGGAGTACGTCGCGAGCCGGCTGGGTCTGGTGTTCGTCAAGGTCAACGGGCCGGCACTCGGACACGAGGTGACGTCGCTGGATCCGGCCGACGCGCCGAACGCGGCCGCCCGGCGCGAGGTCGAGAAGATTTCGTTCGCCCTGGAGCTCGCCAACAACACGCTGCTCTACCTCGACGACATCCAGCACACGTCGCCCGAGCTGCTGCAGAAGTTCATCTCGCTCTGCGACGCGACCCGTCGGATGGAGGGTGTCTGGAACGGCGAGACCCGCCGCTACGACCTGCGCGGGAAGCGGTTCGCGGTCTGCATGGCCGGCAACCCGTACACCGAGTCCGGGCAGCGGTTCCAGGTGCCGGACATGCTCGCGAACCGGGCCGACGTGTGGAACCTCGGCGATGTGCTCTCCGGGCGCGAGGAGCTGTTCGGGCTGAGCTTCCTGGAGAACTCGCTCACGTCGAACCCGGTGCTGGCACCGCTGTCGACCGGCGCGCCCGCCGACGTCGAGTTGCTGGTGCGCCTCGCCCGGGGAGACGCCACCGTCCGCCCGGACCAGCTGTCGAAGGCGTACTCGTCGGTGGAGTTGGACCAGATCCTGTCGGTGCTGCGCCATCTGCTGCGGATCCAGCGGGTGGTGCTCGCGAACAACGAGGCGTACATCGCCTCGGCCGCGCAGGCTGACGCGTCCCGCACGGAACCGCCGTTCCGGCTCCAGGGCTCCTACCGGAACATGAACAAGATGGCGCAGCGGGTGCTGCCGGTGATGAACGAGACCGAGCTGGAAGCCCTCATCGATGACCACTACGTCGGTGAAGCCCAGACACTGGCCGCGGACGCCGAGGCGAACCTGCTGAAGCTCGCCGAGCTGCGCGGCTCGTTGACGCCGGAGCAGGCCGAGCGGTGGGTCGCCGTCAAGGAGGGGTACCTGCGGGAGCGGGCGCTGGGCGGGTCGGACGATCCGCTCGGCCGGGCGGTGGGCGCGGTCGGGCTGCTCGCCGACCGGGTCCGCGACGTCGAGCAGGCGATCACCCGCCTACACGGGGGACCGCGCAGTATGTGA